The Thermococcus alcaliphilus sequence CAGAGCAACGGAGGATAGGGTTATTGATTTCAGAATTATAACGGAGGAAGGTTCAAGGAGAATAGCGAGATTTGCGGTTGAGCTGGCAAAGAATAAAGAAAGCTTCATTACCCTTGTTCATAAAGCCAACGTTCTCATGGGAGATCGCTTTTTCAGGAAGACAGTTATCAGAGAGGCCGAAAAAGAGGGAATTGACGTTAGGGAAAGGCTCGTGGATTCCTTTACAATCGACCTCGTTAGAAACCCATGGAACCATGGGATAATCCTAACAGAGAACCTCTTCGGGGACATTCTCTCAGACTTGGCAGCTATTCATGCGAGAAGCATTGGGGTTATCCCTTCGGGGAACTATGGAATTGACATCGCCCTATTCGAACCCATTCACGGCTCTGCACCAGACATAGCTGGGAAGGGAATAGCGAATCCCATTGGCGCTATCTTAAGCGGTGCCATGCTTCTGGACTATCTGGGCCTAGATGGTTGGAAAATCTGGAATGCCGTGAGAAGTTACGTGAAAGTAGGTAGTCTAACACCTGATTTGGGGGGAGTTGCTATGACAAGGGATGTTGTTGAAGGAGTTATCGAGGAAATTGAGTCTGAAATTGATCCTCTGGAATGGGATGAAGTTTGGACTGATGAGATAAGGATAAGTTTTATTCCGACTATGTTCACGAAATAATGTTGTATTTGCAACATAATTTGAGAATTTAGAAATGAATATTACAAAAAGAATTTAAATCTTTCCAAATGTTAGACAACGGAGGTGTTTGGAATGGTAGAGTGTCCGGTTTGTGGTATGGAAATTGAAGTTGAGGGGGTAGAGTTACACGAGATAGTGGAGTGCTCAACATGCGGCTCAGAGCTTGAGGTAGTTAGCACAGACCCTCTGATACTTGAAGAACTTCCAGAAGTTGAGGAAGACTGGGGAGAGTAATCCTTCGTTTATTTTCTTTTTGGAGGTAAGACAATGAAAATCGGCATAACGTACACCATAATGCGACAAGAAGAAAAAATGCTTAGAGAGAGTGCGAAAGAATTTGGAGAGGTTCTAATGTTGCCCGATAGGGAAACAATATTCCCAGAAATCTTTGATCTAGACGTAGTGATAATAAGAAATGTTAGCCATTTCAAAGCCCTGTACATGGCGAAGCTCTTTGAAGAGGCAGGGATTATAACGGTCAATCCATTTAACATAATACTCGAAGCAGGTGACAAGCTCTTTGCTACTTTGAAGCTCAGCAAAAAAGTTCCCGTTCCAAAGTGGGCAGCTGCATTCGACAAAGAAAGTGCTCTTAAAGCCGTAGAAAAACTCGGTTATCCAGTAGTTACAAAACCGGTTTTTGGAAGCTGGGGGAGGATGGTAAGCAAGATAAACGATAGAGATGCGGCTGAGGCCGTCATAGAGCACAAATCATGGATGGGAAACCCGCTCCATAAGGTTTACTACATCCAAGAATACGTGGAAAAGCCAGGGAGGGACATTAGAAGCCACGTTATTGGTGGGGAATTTGTAACTGCAATATACCGCTATTCGGATCATTGGGTCACCAACACCGCCAGAGGCGGAAAGGCAATCCCGTGTGATGATGAGGAGGTTAAGGAAATTTCCATCAAGGCATGGGAAGCATTCGGTGAAGGCGCCCTTGCGATAGATATTTTTGAAAGCGAGAGAGGTCTGCTAGTAAATGAAGTTAATCCCGCTATGGAGTTCAAAAACGTCGTTAGGGTTACAGGGGTTAATGTTGCCCAAAAAATCGTTGAGTATGCGGTTGAGGTGGCTAAAAAATGATTAAAGCAGCAGTTGTTGGTGCAAGCGGTTATATCGGTGGGGAACTTGTCAGACTCTTAGCAATGCACCCCGAGGTTGAAATAGTAGCAATAACTTCACGAAAACATGCCGGAAAAAAAGTTCATAAAGTTCACCCAAATCTCAGAGGTTTAAATTTGCGCTTTACGGATAAATACAACTTCGATGCGGATGTTATATTTTTAGCAGTTCCTCACGGAGAATCCATGAAGATCATTAACGAATTCCTTGGGGGTGCGAAAATAATTGACCTGAGTGCAGATTTTAGAGTACGTCCGGATCTTTACAGGAAGTACTACGGGGAGCACATGCTCCCAGAGCTTATAGATGAGTTCGTTTACGGGTTGCCTGAGATTCACAG is a genomic window containing:
- a CDS encoding isocitrate/isopropylmalate family dehydrogenase, which translates into the protein MHRVAVIKGDGIGIEVTEAAMKVIEAVTDRIEFVEFEGGFRVFERYGVPIRGEDIEEIRKMDAVLFGATTTPFNVPNYKSLILTLRKELGLYANLRIIPDLWNGREIYVVRENSEGLYSGMFRATEDRVIDFRIITEEGSRRIARFAVELAKNKESFITLVHKANVLMGDRFFRKTVIREAEKEGIDVRERLVDSFTIDLVRNPWNHGIILTENLFGDILSDLAAIHARSIGVIPSGNYGIDIALFEPIHGSAPDIAGKGIANPIGAILSGAMLLDYLGLDGWKIWNAVRSYVKVGSLTPDLGGVAMTRDVVEGVIEEIESEIDPLEWDEVWTDEIRISFIPTMFTK
- the lysW gene encoding lysine biosynthesis protein LysW, which produces MVECPVCGMEIEVEGVELHEIVECSTCGSELEVVSTDPLILEELPEVEEDWGE
- the lysX gene encoding lysine biosynthesis protein LysX, encoding MKIGITYTIMRQEEKMLRESAKEFGEVLMLPDRETIFPEIFDLDVVIIRNVSHFKALYMAKLFEEAGIITVNPFNIILEAGDKLFATLKLSKKVPVPKWAAAFDKESALKAVEKLGYPVVTKPVFGSWGRMVSKINDRDAAEAVIEHKSWMGNPLHKVYYIQEYVEKPGRDIRSHVIGGEFVTAIYRYSDHWVTNTARGGKAIPCDDEEVKEISIKAWEAFGEGALAIDIFESERGLLVNEVNPAMEFKNVVRVTGVNVAQKIVEYAVEVAKK